Sequence from the Syntrophaceae bacterium genome:
GTTTGTATGCTGTTTGTCAATACAAATTGGGAGGCCGCCGGATGATCCACATCACCCTCCAGGACCTGGGTGTCCAGGACATGATGACCCGGCTGGCCAAGCGGACGAAGGATCTGTCGCCGGTCATGCGGCGGATCGCCGGGATCCTCCACGACGCCGTCGAGGAAAATTTCGAGCGCCAGGGGCGGCCCGCCTGGGTTCCCCTGAAGCCACGGACGATCCGGCAGCGGTCCAGGTTCGGCTACTGGCCCGGGAAAATCCTCCAGCGCCGGGGCGA
This genomic interval carries:
- a CDS encoding phage virion morphogenesis protein — encoded protein: MIHITLQDLGVQDMMTRLAKRTKDLSPVMRRIAGILHDAVEENFERQGRPAWVPLKPRTIRQRSRFGYWPGKILQRRGELAVSISRKFDARSAAVGTNRIYAAIHQFGGKAGRGHKVAIPARPFLAVTDQDLGEIRTAIQNYLTKGV